Sequence from the Candidatus Auribacterota bacterium genome:
GACCTTCCCGGACAAGAGGCGCGGCAAGCGCTACAGCATCTTCGCCCAGCATCCCTTCGTCATCTACCAGATATGCAAGGCCGCTCAGCGTCTTCCGCTGGAGCGCGCGCGGCGGCATCTGGAAAGGGTGGTGATGGCGGACGCGGATCTCAAGGGCGGACGGCGGTCAAAGGCTGAGGCCCTCGAAGATCTGGTGATCTCGCTCTGCGCGCGGTGACCGCTCACGACCTGATGGCCGTGACGAGCTCATCCACCGTTTCCCTCGCCTCGGTATTGCCCGGGAGGAGCCCCTCGATCGTTTTATAGGAGTGGATGGCCGTGGTGTGATCCCTGCCGGAGAACGCGGCGCCGATATCGGCGTAGGGTGAACTGATCAGTTTCCGACAAAGGTACATGGCGATCTGCCGGGGGAACACAATCTGGCCGCTCCGCGCATACCCGAGGAGGGTTCCTATCTTGATCTGAAAATGGTCAGCTACCTTCCGCTGGATGGCCCTGATCGTGATGCTGTGCTCGTCCCCATCGAAGAGCCCGTCCTGCAGCAGCTCCTCCACTCCCTCCTGATCTGGAATGCTCCCCGAGAGCGCGACGTGGGCGGCGATCCTGTTGAGCGCTCCCTCCATGCGCCTGATGTTGGTTCTGATCCGGCTTGCGAGGAGCACGATGATAGTGCGGGGAAGCGCGATCCCGAGGAGGCGGGCTTTCCTCTCGAGTATGAGTATGCGTGTCTTCAGCGTGGGTGGCGTGAGCTGCATGATTGAACCGGCCTCGAATCGAGAGACGAGCCTCTGGTGGAGGCGTGGGATTTCCCTGGGGGGGCGATCACTGGTGATGACGATCTGACCTTTTTTCTGGTAGAGCGCGTTAAAGACGGAAAAGAACTCCTCCTGGATCTGATTTTTGCCGCTGAGGGAATGGATGTCATCAATGAGGAGGAGATGGGCCGATGACAGTCTCCTCCGCACACTGGCGATTTCGCGATTCTTGTACGCCTCCATCAGTGCATCCATGAGCCGATCACTGGGGATACATATGAAGGAGTGCCTCCCCTCGGCGAGGGCCTGTGCGCCGATTGCCTGGAGGAGATGGGTTTTCCCCAGTCCGACACCGCCGGTGATGAAGAGGGGATTGTGTTTTCTGCCGGGTTTCTCGGCTGCGGAGCGCGCTGCCGAGCAGGGCACCCTGTTGCAGGAACCGATGACAAAATTCCGGAAGGTATAGTTCGGGTTGAGCGTCGCGAGGTGGGACGGTTTCCGCTGCCGTGCCGTTGAAGGGAGACGGGCGGGCTGAGTCCCGGGCGCCGTCTGCCCTCCCGAGACGAGCACGAAATCAATGAGCATCGCCCTGCCGCTCAGCTCGCGCGCGG
This genomic interval carries:
- the dnaA gene encoding chromosomal replication initiator protein DnaA, giving the protein MHLSFWRNLLQLLEGSLSREAIRLWLLPLAPILISDDKLVLEVPNCIHERIVRQRYLDTMRRAARELSGRAMLIDFVLVSGGQTAPGTQPARLPSTARQRKPSHLATLNPNYTFRNFVIGSCNRVPCSAARSAAEKPGRKHNPLFITGGVGLGKTHLLQAIGAQALAEGRHSFICIPSDRLMDALMEAYKNREIASVRRRLSSAHLLLIDDIHSLSGKNQIQEEFFSVFNALYQKKGQIVITSDRPPREIPRLHQRLVSRFEAGSIMQLTPPTLKTRILILERKARLLGIALPRTIIVLLASRIRTNIRRMEGALNRIAAHVALSGSIPDQEGVEELLQDGLFDGDEHSITIRAIQRKVADHFQIKIGTLLGYARSGQIVFPRQIAMYLCRKLISSPYADIGAAFSGRDHTTAIHSYKTIEGLLPGNTEARETVDELVTAIRS